Within Anaerolineae bacterium, the genomic segment GGTATTCTGGTCATCACCATGTTTGATGACGACTCGGTTTTTGCCGCCATGCGGGCCGGAGCGCGAGGCTATATTCTCAAAGGGGCCGAAGGCGAAGAGGCGTTGCGGGCCATTCGGGCTGTGGCCAACGGCCAGGCCATTTTTAGCCCGGCCATCGCCGAGCGGGTGATAGAGTACTTTGCCCAATCACCTGCAAATAAACCCGAGTCTGTCTTTCCTGAACTCAGTCTGCGGGAGCACGAAGTGCTGACCTTACTGGCTCAAGGCTTGACCAACAATGCCATTGCCAGCCGCCTCGTCCTCAGTCCCAAAACCGTGCGCAACCACGTCTCTAACATCTTTAACAAATTACAAGTCGCCGACCGGGCTCAGGCCATCATCCGGGCGCGTGAGGCCGGGCTGGGCGACTAAGCCTCAAAAGAACTGATGGTTGGAGCGATGGCGCATCGCCCCAACCTGTCCTGCCTTTTATTGACTGATTCGGAACACCCCCCCATCTCCGCGACCAAAGACCTCGGGAAAGTACATTTCCTCGGCATGCGTCGGGATTACGCGAAACTCGCCGGGCACCGAGGCGCGGATGGTGTAGGTGTATTCGTAGGTGCCTTTGGGCAGGTAGGTGGCAAAGAGCACAGCCTTTTCGTCTCGCATTTCGGCGTGGGAGAAGTACCACCAACCATAACCCCACCGATTGCGCCGGTCGGTGCGGCTCAGTTCTGGCCGCTCGCTGGCCACGCTAGTTGTAGCCAGGCTGGTGTCAATGCCTTCCGTACCGGCGGGCAAGGGGTCTTCCACGACCACGTAGTGCAGGTCGTTGGGTGCAATGATGGTCAGGCTGACCCGGATCACGTCACCCACTTCGGCACCGGTGACAGGTTGGCCTGCTTCATCATCCACCAGGGTGTATTGGCGCGAAACTATAATGCCCCGATTAAGCGCCTTCACTTCTTGCACCGGCTTGTAATAGGTCAGGTAGGCCGCGTAATACAGCCGCCCCGGGCTGTTGGAAACTGAGCTGTCTGCCGGATTCCGTTCGATGACCAGCCGGTTGACGGTATTGGCCAACAGCTCAGAAATCTCCATCCGTAATTTGGTTGTTTCATCAATGTTTTCCTGGTTGATGACCCCCTGCCCCAACTCCTCGCCGTTGAGCAACGTTTGCCAGGCATAATCACCCTCCAACTCGCCGGTAGCCACCATAAAATCGGTCAGGCCGATGATGGCCCAGGCGGTTTCCTGGGTGGTTTCCCAATGGCCGCCATTTTCCCGGACAGCCATCAACCAACGGACCGCATTAGGCAACAGGGGATGGTCGGGCTGGATGCGCGATAGGGCGGCAATAACAATGGCTGTACTGCGAGTGTCGGTGTTCATGGCGTAGTAGTCCACCTGGGCCTCTTCCCAATGCGCGCCGGTGGCGCTGACAATGGCTTCGCTGGTGATGTCGTCAACAAGCGTGTCAATCTGTTTGGCCTCTTCATCCAGAAGATGCAGGGCCATAGCCAGGTAGGCCCGGCCAAAAATGTCCAGTTTCTGGCGCTCTTTGAACAAGGCCACGCTGCGCCCCATATCACCGGAGCCGGCCTCGGCCAGCACGTAGAGGATAAAGGCCTGCCGGTTGGCTTTCCAGGCCACTTTGATGTCTTTGGGCGCTTCCAGGCTGGCCTTGAGATAGTCGGTGGCGGAGAAGATGACCTCCTCGTCCACGCTAAATCCGGCCCGCTGCGCCTCGATGAGACTCAGCAACACGTAGGCCGCGAGGAAAGGATGGCTGTCGTCGTAAGTCCACCACCCCCAACCGCCGTCAAAGTGCTGGTGGTTATAAAGGCGCTGCAAGCCAATGCTCACCAGGCCCGGCAACTTTTCGGCCAGTTCTGGATTTTCTACGTTGAGCTCCTGCAAGGCCCGGTAGGTGACCACGTTGGGCAAAAAGCGGCTGACTGTCTGCTCGGTACACTCGTAGGGGAAGTGTTCCAGGTAATCCAGACCATCGCGCATGCCACCGGCCAGGCTGCCGTCAATATGCACGGTCAGATTACCCTGGGTAGGGTCATAACTCTGCGGCAGAACAAGGCCCTCAACGCGCGTGCCGTCTTCCTCGATCACTCCGGCGGTGGCCACCACTTCCGGCGTGCTGGAATGATAAACGGGCAACTCAAAGGCTACGGCATCTCCGTATGCCGCAGCGTCACCATCCTCAGTTGACTTGGCCCCCATCGTCAATTTGACCATCTCGACATCACCTTCAACCTGCACCGCGTACTCGGCCTTGATGCGCTCGCCGGCTTCAACCGTTAAAATGGTCTCATTCAGCGGCTCGATGCTCAAGCCATCTGCCTCAAACCGGGTTTCCACTTGAAGCGATTGGTTGGTATTGTTTTGCACAATCATGCCCAACATGGCCTCGTCGTTGATCACAAAGAAGCGCGGGGTGACGGGCCGCACTAACAGCGGCTTGGTGCTGACAATTTCCACTGCGCTTTCGCCCACCAGGGTCTTGGCCCCGGTAACGCCTTTGCCAGTCAGGGTCCAGGTGGTCAGGTTGTCGGGCAGATCCGCCTCAACCGCGCCTTCGCCGTTGGCGTCGGTCATAAAGTCGGCTATCCACAAGGCGGTGTCTTTAAAATCGCCCCGGATTACGCCAAAGCCCTCGTCAAAGCCGCCGCCCCCACCGCCTTTGGCCTCCGGCGCTACGGCCAGGTTGATACGGTCAATGGCCAGGGTCAATCCCCCGGCAGTTTTAACCCCCAGGCCCCGATTGCGCCAGAAAACGCTCATCAGTTGGCCCGGCGGTTCAGGGGCCAAGGTGAGCACCGCCTTATCCACCAGCGACAGGGATAACTCCGCCTTGACCGGCTCGCCCTGGGCATCGGTTACTTTCACCCGGTATTCCGCGGTTTCGCCGGGCTGATATTTTTCGTCAGCCGGTTTGTCGGGGGTTAAAGTAATTTGTAGTTCTTTTTCACCGGTGTTGATGGGCAAACTGGCGTAGCCTATTTTGAAGCTGGGCAGGCCATCGCCACTGCCACCGGCAGCGTCGGCAGCGCCCTGCACCACCACCACCGAAACGTACATATTAGGAATCATATCCTCGGTAATGGGGATTTCGATTTGTTCGCTGTTGGTTTTAAGTTCCTGCACCCAGTGTTTGTAAACGTGGCCGCGCTCCAGCGTGATCAAGGCCTGTACCGTGCCGCTGTAGGGATGGGGGATCAGGATAGTGGCGGTGTCGCCCACGTTGTATTCCCGCTGATCGGCCACCAACTCGATACGATCGTTGTTTTCCTGCCGCCAGTTCACGTATTTGCGGCCGCTGACCCACATGTAGGTGGAGGAGCGAACTTCGTTGCGCTGCCGGTCAACGCCGGTGGCCAGAATCTTGTAAATACCGCCCTCCTCCGGGCTAAAGCCGGCCAGGGCCTGGCCTTCCTGGTTGGTGGTGACGGTAGTGGTAAAGACCGGGATGTCTTCTACCACGCTGTCCCAATAAAAAGAGCCGTCTTCGTACTGTTTTTGCACGCTGTACCAATTGTGTTCGGAAAAGACCACCTGCACTTCTTGGTTGGCCACCGGCTCGCTATCCCAATCAACCACCAGCACGTTCATTTGACTCTCTTCACCAACCCGGCCCACGTATTTTTCCGGCCGCAGGCCAATGTAAAAGAGTCCTTTATGCACCACCGCTTCGGCCTGGCTGGCCACTTCTTGATTGTTGATGTCGGTGATGACCACGTCAAAGGTGAAACGCTGGCTGGCGATTTTGTCGGCGATGTCGGCCTCCACCTCAAAGGTAAACCGACCGTCTTTGTCGGTAACGCCTTCGCCTTCGGCAATGGTTTCGCCATAGCCGTAAACGTAGTCGTCCTGGTAGCGGCGGCTGAAATCATAGTCGGTGAAATCGTACCAGCCTTTGCCCTGGTAGCGGAAGAAGTAATCATCGGAAAGCAGGGTCCAGCGCACCTGGGCGTTGGACACCGGCCCGCCAAAGAAGAACTCGGCGGCGGCGGTTACTTTTATTTTTTCGCCCTGGGTGTATTCAGGCTTGTCGGTGGTCACTTCCACCAGGAATTCGGGTTTGCGGTAAGCGGCCACCTGGAAGTCACCATAAAAGTAGTTCTCTTCATCATAAACGGCCTGAATAGAGTAAAAACCGAGGGCGGCGTTCTCGTCCAGGTCAAACGAGCCGTGGACGGTACCCATCTCGCTCAAGGGCAGGTCCTTGTTAAAGATTTCTTTGCCCTGGCTGTCACTAACAAAAACTTGCACCGTGCGGCTGGCCTTGGGCAGGCTGTAATTGGCGTCGTCGTCGGCGCGGATAATGCCCTTGAAGTTGACGGTTTGGCCGGGGCGGTAAATGTTGCGGTCGGTGTAGAAGTGGGCGTTGTAGGGCTGCTGGTAATCTTCGGTGCTGACGTTGTCAAACTCGTACCGCTCAATACCGTCGGACCAGTTGCTCACGGTCACGCCAAAATTTTCGTCGGGGTCATCAGGATCGCCGGCAAAGGCAAAGCGGGTCTCGTAGGCTTCCCGGCGGTTATAGGTGGTCAAGGCCACGCCATCACTTTGGGTGGCGGCCTGGTCAATTTCCTCCGGGGCGGTACTTTCATCTTCAGAAGCAACAAACGTTATTGGCACATCCTCCACGGGCTGGCCGCTTTGCAAATCGGTGACCCAGGCCAGGGACTCGCTGCCTGCGGCTTTGAGAGTAATGTTATTGTTAGTGACCACCAACATCTGGCGCTCATAGCCGGTGTAGTAGTCGCCCTGCGCTTCCGGGTAAACCGAGTCAATGGGATAAGAGGCAGTGAGGTAATAGAGGCCCGGCGGCAGCGTGTCGCCATTGCCCAAACCGCTCTCTTCCGCCAGGTCAACCCGGTAGATGATATTCTGGTTCAAAGGTGGGCTGGTTTCCAGGGTCCACTCGCTGAGCAGGTTGTCGTCATCGGGCTGGTAATTATCCCAGGCGTCCCACCAGTAGTCGCCATTCAGGCTGATAAAATCCTTTGGGGGCAGGCGGTAGAGTTCAAAATCAACTGCGCTGAGATTACGCACGGTAACATAGGCCAGGGTATCGGTGTAGGCGTTATAGGTAGCCAGGCGGCCAGGGCTGTGCATGTAGAGCAGGGGACTTTTGGCCCGCGTTTCCCAGGCAATGTTGGTGGACGCGCCAAGCCGCTGGCCGTAACGGCCCTCAATGTCCGCGCCAAAGGTAACCTGGTATTGACTGCTGGCCTCGGTGGGGAAGCTGACGGTTAATTGGGTATTGCTGCGCCGCCAGTAGGTGTAAACCTGGGTTACGGAAACGGTTGGCTCGATGATGAGGTTTTCACCCACCACCAGCGTATCCGGGTTCATGGGACCGCTGAAGGTAACTTCCAGGTCTTCCCAGGGCGAGATAGCGTCATCGCCATCGGCGGGGTAGGTTTCAATAATTTTCGGGTAGGGGGTGACGGTGAAATTGGCGGTAAAGTTACTCATGGTTTCCGCGCCCTTGATTTTACCCAGGGTTCCTTTGGGCAGTTCAATCACATAAACTTGGTCAAAGCCAAGGGTTACATTGGGTGTAAAAGTCACCGTTTCTACCCCCATCTCCGCCGGACCTTCGCCTTCGGCGTAGGCGTAGTCGTAGTAACTGTAGAAGTTATCCTCATTGCCGGTGGGTTGGGCCAGGGGCAGTTCGGTCCAGGTGAATTCGCCGGGGATGGCCTCATCCTGCCCGGCGACGTGCAGGGCAAAATTTTCTTCCACGCTGGAGCGGTCCATGGGCTGGTTAAAGGTGAGGCTGATGACGGGGGTGGGGCTAACGTAGATATCACCCTCGGCAGGGATGCTGCCAATGACGGCCGGGTTGAAGGTGGTGAAGGACCATTCAAAGTCATCCTCCAGCATAGTATTACCGGTAACATCGGTTAATCCCTGGGTCACCCTGGCCCGGTATTGAGTAGACGGGGTAAAACCCTCGTCGGGGATGAACTGGTAAATGGAGGTATTGAGCCACTGGCCCTGGCCCGTGACCGGCGGAACAAAGGTGAGGGGATCGGGCAGGCCGGCCGCATCTTCGATGGCGGTGAGGGGAACCACTGGCCGGTTGAAGGAGACGGTAACGATGGTGTGGGGCATCACTTCAGCCGTGTCATTGGGGGGTTGCACGTCGGTAACTTCTAAAAAACCAATGGCGTTAAAGCGCAGTTCAAAGGAACGCTGCATTTCCAAGCCGGCGGCGCTGCGGGCCGATTCGATGATCCGCATCCGGTAACGCTCGCCGCGTTTAAAACCATCGTTCAAGCTGAAACGCAAGGTCCGGTCGTTGGGCCACTCAAACACGCCGTCCACGCTGGCGCCCGGTTCAATGGCAAAGGCTTTTTCCACGCTGTCGCGGTCCATGGGTTGGTCAAACTCAATTTCGATGGGGGCAGCAAGGGGTTGTTCCTCGCCTCGTTCGGGACTGGTGCGCACGACGAGCGGAGGCAGGGGTTCAGGTTCCAAAGTAGGGGTGGGCGTTGCTTTGGGGGTGGCGGTATCGGCCGGCGGAGTGACCTCTTCTTTGACCGTCTGGGCTTCCCCTTCGGGTTGATTGGGTTTGGGTAAGGGGGTTGCGCCGGGGGTGCAACCGATAATGGTTACCAGGATGAGAGATATTGTTAGAAACAGAATTGCTCTTTTCATACTGCCTCCTCGTGGTAAGTCACAATTTATGATGGGCAATTTTGAGGTAAAATTTGTCAAGGTATATTCACGCCCTCACATGTTATCACAACCCCTTGAATTTTACTAGACTACCGGCCCATATTCGGCGGGCGGCCAGGGCGACGGTTTGGCGTAGGGCAAAGGTCAGGGCCATCTCTGTTTATTTTTTGGCAGATGTTTTTTATATTGGGGCATTGGGCCAACAATTGCCTCTCCAGGCCCCTGGAGTCGCCGGATAATGGAAATATTCTTTGCGGGGGTCAAGGCAAGTGGAGCTAATGTTTCACTCTTTTAGGTAACTGCTTTTCAACATACGTCTTCCCGGCAGGGGTTAAGGTCATTTTGCCGGTTTTGGTGGTTCTGATCCAACCATGCTGATTGGCCGTCAGGCGCAAACTGTGTTCAAGGTTGAGCGGCGCTCGAATCTTGGCCTGCCGATAACAGGTATAAACGTGGTCGGGGGTAATTGATTTGAGTTTGAGGGTATATTGCAAATAATATAAAAAAACTATATTTCGTTCCTCATTGGTAATGGGGAATTTGGCATCCATAAACTCCACCAGCGAGGGACGGCCATCTTGCGTGCCCAGGTCAAGGTCTTTAACTAAGGTATAGGCCGGCACAGGTGGAGCAGGCTCTTTAGGCAGAGATTCAGGCTCACTTTTTGCTTCTTCACCAGGCTCAAACACAGGAGTAGGAACAGCCGGTGTAGCCGCAGTTTTAGTTTTTCGGGTTCTTCGGGCAGGCTTCAGCTCCTCTGTTACATCTATACCGGCAAAATGTGTTTTAAAATCATTATAAATAATCTTAACAAAACTCTCACTGCCCTCCACCTCCAGCAGCCCTTGGGTTAAGTCTATTTTTAATTTTGTCGTCATCACCAAAACTCCTACCCGTTTGATACCTCTACCTTGATTATAGCACATCCAGGCCCACCAAAACAAGGTTTTACCGCCTTAAATTTGGCAACAACCTCAATCTGATATAGTATGGCCCTATGATGACCACCATTGGACTTGATTATACTGCCGCTATCCGTCAATCCGCCGGAATTGGCCGCTATACCCGCGAAATGGTCAAAGCGCTGGCCCAACTGGACCCAGAAACGCAGTATCGTTTATTTGTGGCCGATGTGGGTAAAATTTTTGCGCTATCTCCCCCCGGCCCCAATTTTGCCTGGCGAACCACGCGCCTGAGTGAACGTTGGCTGGCCCGGTTGTGGTATCGCCTGCGGCTACCTGTGTGGATACAATATTGGACAGGGCCGCTTGACTTGTTCCATGCCCCAGACTTTGTGCTGCCACCGGTCAAGCCTGGTACGCCGACCTTCGTCACCATTCACGACCTCTCTTTTGTGCGCCAGCCGGAGACGGTAATGCCGGGCATGGAAGCTCATCTGAACCGCTGGGTGCCCCATTCAGTTAAAAAGGCCAGCCACGTGATTGCCGTGTCCGAGGCGACGCGGCAAGATTTGATTGACCTTTACCGAACGCCCCCGGAAAAAATTACCACCCTTTATCACGGCGTAACCCCTGACTTCAAACCCGTAACGGAGCCGGCCGACCTGCTTGCCATACGGCAAAAGTATGGGTTGGCCGACCGTCCCTTTGTGTTGAGCGTCAGCACCATCCAGCCCCGCAAAAATTACAGGCGTCTCATTCAGGCCTTTGCCCGGATAAACCCTTCATTTTCGCTGGTGATAGGGGGCAGCAAAGGCTGGCACTATGCTGATATTTTTGCCGAAGTGGCCAGGCTGGGCCTGGAGGGTCGGGTTCACTTTCCCGGCTTTATCCCCGACGCAGATTTACCGGCCCTTTACAGTGCCGCCATTTTATTTGTATATCCTTCTCTATACGAAGGTTTTGGGCTGCCTCTGCTGGAAGCAATGGCCTGCGGCACGCCCGTGATTGCCTCCAATCAATCTTCCCTGCCGGAAGTGGTGGGCCAGGCCGGGCTGCTGGTTGATCCTTATGATGTGGCTGCTTTAGCCGCAGCAATGTCAAACATTCTGGCCGATCCAAATCTGCGCCAAACCTTAGCGCAGGCCGGACAGGTTCAGGCAAAGAAGTTTACCTGGGAAAAAACGGCCACCAGGTTACTGGCCCTATACCACCAATTATTACCAGGAGGCATAAAGGTAAAGGAAGAAGTAGGTACCAGGAGTAAATGGTAAACCAGCGATTCCCTGTTTGGTAGAGAGCCATCCCCTCAATCCCCCCCAACGGGGGGTAAGTTGGCCGGTTCTCCCCCTCTGTGGGGGGGGTAGAGGGGGGCTACCAACTCATAACCGGAATTACTGGTGGCAAACCATAGCTCCCTAATTCCTAACTCCTAATTCCTGATCCCTGACCCCTACCATGCATATTACAGTTGATGTTTCTCCCACCGCCCAAAAACACGCCGGCTTGGGCCGCTACGCCGGAGAAATCGCCCGTGCTCTGGCCAGCAAGAATAATATTGAGCTGTCCCTCTTTTACAACCGGCAAGGCCAGGCCGAATTGCCCGACTATCTCAGCCACATCCCCTATCAAACGGTCAACATCGGCAACAAACCCTGGCGAATGGCGGTCTGGCTCTCCCAATTGTTTCGTTGGCCAATGGATAAAACCTTTGGCGCCACGGAAATCTTTCACGCCACCAATCACCTGCTGGCTCACTTTCAACACGCTCGCACCGTTTATACCCTGCACGACCTTATTTTTCTCCACTACCCGGAATATCACCTGGCTTACAATCGCTGGTATCTCACCCTGACCATGCCCCTGTATCTCAAGGCCGCCGATATGATTGTGACGCCTTCGGAATGTTCCAAACGGGATGCTATCAAATTTTATGGGATAGCGGCAGAAAAAATAAAGGTAATTTACGAAGCCCCGGCTCCCACTTTTAAACCAGTCACCGATCCTGCCAACCTGGCCCGCGTCCGCCAAACTTACCACCTGCCCGAAAAATACATTCTGCACGTAGCCACCATTGAGCCGCGCAAAAACCTGATCCGTTTGCTGGACGCCTTCAAGCCGCTGCTGGCCGACTGGCCGGATTTGAAACTGGTGCTGGTTGGCAAAAAAGGATGGCTTTTTGAGTCGTTCTTTCAACATTTGCAGGCCTCGGGCCTGGCCGAAAACGTCATCTTCCCCGGCTACGTGGCAGAGGCCGACCTGCCCGCCTTTTACCAACTGGCCGCAATTTTTGCGTTCCCTTCTCTATACGAAGGTTTTGGTCTGGGGCCGCTGGAAGCAATGGCTTGCGGCACGCCGGTAGTTTGCAGCAACAGTTCCAGCCTGCCGGAAGTGGCGGGGGATGCCGGTTTGCTGGTTGACCCCACCGACACTGCCGCCCTCCATCAAACCCTGCGGCGAATTTTGGAGGATGCGGAATTACGGGCTAACTTGGTCCAACGTGGCCTGGCCCAAGCGCAAAAGTTCACCTGGGCCAGGGCGGTAACTGAGCTAGAGGCGGTATACGAGTCTTTAAAATCAAAAAGAGCCAGTTTAACCTGACTCTTCTAATCAGAGGCGACGGCGGGATTCGAACCCGCGAATGAAGGTTTTGCAGACCTCTGCCTTACCACTTGGCTACGTCGCCACCGTTAGGCTATGGCTATTTTACCATGTCTACTTGTCTCGTCAAATCGGGTGCGTCCAGAATTTTGGGAAATCTGGACAAACCAGGGGGGAATTCGGGGGGATACCCCCGCGCCCCCCGGTCTATCCTAAAATTTCGGACAGACCCTGGAGATAAGGGTTCAGTTTTTCTGGATCACCGGCAGGTAGGCCGGGATGCCATTGGCAATAACTATGGCCTGCCGTTGCAGCACGTTGCCCAGGCCATCATCCATTAACACTGTGTTGGCGATAACGTAAGGCTCGGTAATTTGTTCGCTCACGGTAACGCCATAGGTGATGGTAACCGGCATTCCCCCGCTGACAGCCCCGGTCCAGGTAATGACTCCCCCCGATTCGCCATAACTGCCGGCCGAGGCCCACAGATTATGCAAATAATTGACTTCACCGGGCAGGGTATCGGTGACAACGACCTTGGGCAAGTTCAGGCCGGAATTTTGGAGGGTGATGGTGTAAGTCAGCACGTCGCCGGGGCCGGGCAACATGGGCTGCGCCCACTTACGTGAAGCTTGCAGGGAACCGATTAAGATCGAGCCGGTGCGCCGGTAGTTTCCCCGGCCCGTGCCCCACAGAATATGCGCATTGGCAGTGCCGGGCAGGTCGTAAGCCACAAAACCGGCGTGGGCCGTATTCAGCACCACTTCCAAATCGGCGTCGCTGTCAATATTGGCCAGGGTGGGCGCAGCCAGGGCGCCGTTCCAATCGGCGCTGCCAAAGGCCAGGGGCAAATCAACTTCCCGGAGAGGTGTGCCCTGGTAATTGAGAATGTGCAGTTTGCCGGTCTGGTTACTCCCCTTCTCCACCCAGGAAGCAAAAATAACTTCGGCGTAACCATCAGCGTCCAGGTCGGCCACCACCGGCTCGGAAGCAAAACGGTAGGGTCTACTGCCGGAGTAAACGGCGTAAGGCCAGGCGTGATGCTCGGTTTTGTCCGGCCAGAAAACGTGAACGCGGCCATCATAGGAGGAATACAGGATTTCCAGCTTACCATCGCCGTCCAGGTCGGCGGTGACGGGGTTGGGTTGGTTGTTTTCGATAATGTTATAATCCTCGGTCAGAGGAGCGCCCGTATCTACCGGGACAGTCTGCCAATCGTAGCCGCCCGCATTGAAACGGCTGCGGTCTGCGTTGAAAACGTACACGCCATTGTATTTGCCGGGAGGATGGCCCACGTTGCAATCGTACACGTTGCCCGTAGCCACCACTTCCAGGGCGCCATCACCATTGACATCGGCGATGACGGCCGGGCCGTGGGCAAAGTTGGTGCGGTAACTTTCCGCCCGCACCCCGTTGCACTCTCCCCAACCGCGCAGTTCAACCGTCAGGCTTTCCCATACCCCCACTTTGCCCCACCCTTTGCCGCCATACATTGAGTGAGCCGGTATCTGGCTGCCGTCCGGTTCGTAAGCGCAAATATAGTGTACGTCGGAAGGGATCACAATCTCGCCCGTACCGTCACCGTCCAGGTCGCCGACGGCGGCATTATCGTTGAAGACCCCCCAGGCGTAGCCGCTGTCGTCGCTCAATTGGGGCCAACCGGAACGGAGCGCGCCATCGTGCTTGTAAACCCAGGTATTAGTTTTGCTGCCAACAGCAGCGGTGACAATGATTTCCAACGTGCCGTCACCATCCAGGTCGTAGACAGAAAGGCCGCGCAATTCGCTGGAAGAGGGCTGGCGGGTCCAGACAAGGCTGCCGGTGTGGTTGAGCACATTCAAGTAACCATCGCCTTGGGCTGTCACAATCTCCAAATCTGTATCCCCGTCAATGTCGGCCACCACTACGCCGGGCCATACCCGGCTGCCGGGGGTATCCACGCTTTGTTGAACCGTGCCATCCTCGCCGTTGAGAATAAAAACCGTGTATGCGCCGCCAATCACCTCCATCGTGCCGTCGTTGTCCAGGTCGGCTACGGCCGGCGAGGCATACCAGCCGGTCTCGCACCAGGAGGCGTAACACCCACCGCGCTGCCACTTAAGCACAGGTGTCTGGACAGCCAACTGCGGCGCAGCCCGGGCGGCAAACCATTGGCCGCTCGCAACCACACCCAACAGCAGAATCAATCCTAAAATCATTTCCAAAAATTTCTGCGGTTTCATTTCTATTCACTGCCTCCCTTCACGGTAGAGCTTTCCTGAAAAAAATTAATGGAGATTCCTCAAGTCAAACGAGATACGCAAGACGAAATACGCTCTACGCAACATATTTAGGCGTAAATTTAGCCCATTCTTTTCAAAATTACAGGCAGATAAACATCAAGGCGCGGCCACTGGGCATTGTTGGATAAACCCGACCAGCCGGCGTTGACGTCTTGCGATTTTAGGGCGAAGAAAACAACTCCCCCGCTATCCGGTATGGCGGCTGTATAAACTTGAGTAGAATCGGGTAATGTATTGGTGAGAACAACAGCGCCGGGCCAATTAAGATCGGTGATGGATGTGTCTGAGTATCGCAACGTTGTCGTCACCACGTTTACCGGGGCGGTCCAGGAGAGCGTAACCGTGAGAATGCCGGTGCCGGTGACGGCATGGGTCACGCGCAGGTCAGTCACCGCCCCATCGTATTCGTCAGCGCCAATATCGCGGGTAGTGCCAAAGGGACGCGCGTCCCCGTCAATATCATCGTCAGCTAAACCCGCCCCCACCAAAGAACCCTGGTCAATGGCATTGGTCGCTGTGGTGGACAGATGCAAGTTGCCGCCTGAACCGCCTGCAAATAGAGAGAGAGGTTGGTTTTGTAAATTTCCAGACAACACGGCTGTCGCCCCATCTCGCGGCCTCAAGTTATGCGTCACCAGATTGTTGGTAATGGTGACATCTTTGGTGTTGGAAAAACGCCACTCGATAGATGAAAAAGGCGCTTGCGTTGAAGCAACCGTGTTATGCAGCACCTGGCCCCCGCAAGCCTGCCACAGGCAGATGCCGCAATCAAAGCCATCAGCCGATGAGAATAATTCGGCATGGTTGGCAAAGACAAAATTGTTGCGAATAATGCCGCCGTAATGGTCAACATAACCGCCGCTCACGCTGGGGCAAGGATTATCGGCATAAGTGCGGGCCGTGCCGCTTGTTTCCAAACCAAAACCAATGCCGCGCGCATTATTGTTGAGCACATTGCGTTTGACGATTGTATCACGGCAGCCGCGCCACATATGGATGCCGTGTTCCGAAAGCCCGCTGGCGCACCAAAAACCTTCAATCAGATTATCACGGATAATCCAGCCCCGGGCCTGGTGCGCATCCACTCCGCCGGTGTAACAATTGTTGCGAATATGGGGCCGTCCGGCATCGGTCAACT encodes:
- a CDS encoding glycosyltransferase family 4 protein codes for the protein MMTTIGLDYTAAIRQSAGIGRYTREMVKALAQLDPETQYRLFVADVGKIFALSPPGPNFAWRTTRLSERWLARLWYRLRLPVWIQYWTGPLDLFHAPDFVLPPVKPGTPTFVTIHDLSFVRQPETVMPGMEAHLNRWVPHSVKKASHVIAVSEATRQDLIDLYRTPPEKITTLYHGVTPDFKPVTEPADLLAIRQKYGLADRPFVLSVSTIQPRKNYRRLIQAFARINPSFSLVIGGSKGWHYADIFAEVARLGLEGRVHFPGFIPDADLPALYSAAILFVYPSLYEGFGLPLLEAMACGTPVIASNQSSLPEVVGQAGLLVDPYDVAALAAAMSNILADPNLRQTLAQAGQVQAKKFTWEKTATRLLALYHQLLPGGIKVKEEVGTRSKW
- a CDS encoding glycosyltransferase family 4 protein, with amino-acid sequence MHITVDVSPTAQKHAGLGRYAGEIARALASKNNIELSLFYNRQGQAELPDYLSHIPYQTVNIGNKPWRMAVWLSQLFRWPMDKTFGATEIFHATNHLLAHFQHARTVYTLHDLIFLHYPEYHLAYNRWYLTLTMPLYLKAADMIVTPSECSKRDAIKFYGIAAEKIKVIYEAPAPTFKPVTDPANLARVRQTYHLPEKYILHVATIEPRKNLIRLLDAFKPLLADWPDLKLVLVGKKGWLFESFFQHLQASGLAENVIFPGYVAEADLPAFYQLAAIFAFPSLYEGFGLGPLEAMACGTPVVCSNSSSLPEVAGDAGLLVDPTDTAALHQTLRRILEDAELRANLVQRGLAQAQKFTWARAVTELEAVYESLKSKRASLT
- a CDS encoding VCBS repeat-containing protein — encoded protein: MKPQKFLEMILGLILLLGVVASGQWFAARAAPQLAVQTPVLKWQRGGCYASWCETGWYASPAVADLDNDGTMEVIGGAYTVFILNGEDGTVQQSVDTPGSRVWPGVVVADIDGDTDLEIVTAQGDGYLNVLNHTGSLVWTRQPSSSELRGLSVYDLDGDGTLEIIVTAAVGSKTNTWVYKHDGALRSGWPQLSDDSGYAWGVFNDNAAVGDLDGDGTGEIVIPSDVHYICAYEPDGSQIPAHSMYGGKGWGKVGVWESLTVELRGWGECNGVRAESYRTNFAHGPAVIADVNGDGALEVVATGNVYDCNVGHPPGKYNGVYVFNADRSRFNAGGYDWQTVPVDTGAPLTEDYNIIENNQPNPVTADLDGDGKLEILYSSYDGRVHVFWPDKTEHHAWPYAVYSGSRPYRFASEPVVADLDADGYAEVIFASWVEKGSNQTGKLHILNYQGTPLREVDLPLAFGSADWNGALAAPTLANIDSDADLEVVLNTAHAGFVAYDLPGTANAHILWGTGRGNYRRTGSILIGSLQASRKWAQPMLPGPGDVLTYTITLQNSGLNLPKVVVTDTLPGEVNYLHNLWASAGSYGESGGVITWTGAVSGGMPVTITYGVTVSEQITEPYVIANTVLMDDGLGNVLQRQAIVIANGIPAYLPVIQKN